A single Ciona intestinalis chromosome 14, KH, whole genome shotgun sequence DNA region contains:
- the LOC108950076 gene encoding uncharacterized protein LOC108950076, whose translation MNGGYMNQYQDHVEAVYEQDIGYNVEHNHEGITLPQKVVKPDTGIGNNGKKLSQKFWKIFTSLVLLLVLILTTVVIYYIANSISSKPGESGSSTKPATLATSCLELRYSGFSNDGYYSIQPKETDTPIKVYCDMTTSGGGWTLVASVHENDIKGKCTTGDIWFSNDLAEDSIFSRNWENANTFGNVKEATLADYKNIGYSAMKASNLMLRHVPNKTPVNESRSLASLQYHTSNNFLDKHGGNLFTTYTKHYPMNPKTTNNYPPNINKLVDGIAALSTNLTSGIPDFYNYIYGTVADVLQDGGQSMFTQYGMRVFSHFGCVNRVRYGAESKCSSTRTIAISRKSHPFIFVSAIGNPDLHPQGYNRVQNFRPSSDPVTSYNGSVTEGNFELQYRARCVYGRNVPSVCDVVFVVNNTKDWDSSTTFTLSERTYLYSTYYYHDVYINNYPRRVMFGYTMLSRTAGRLVTKVQMESTLTKMLQPFKNYTWPAPCASNHLVVPVTYTIGESTLNNFVPPVMHSATTTGFLQIRAESETGTYYAMCPAVKLNTCDGRFVCIGGVKNGYSQPTDDCNDLTDWNGFTNKLDYNTSKNYAHSTKDIESTVMIFQR comes from the exons ATGAATGGTGGTTATATGAACCAATATCAAGATCATGTGGAGGCTGTTTATGAACAAGACATTGGATACAACGTGGAACATAATCATGAGGGTATAACATTACCACAGAAAGTGGTGAAACCAG ATACCGGAATAGGAAACAATGGTAAAAAACTATCGcaaaaattttggaaaatctTTACGTCTCTTGTTCTTCTGTTGGTTCTTATTTTGACAACTGTTGTGATTTATTACATTGCT AACAGCATTTCAAGCAAACCAG GAGAGTCTGGCTCATCTACAAAACCAGCGACCTTGGCAACATCATGTTTGGAGTTAAGATACTCAGGATTCTCCAATGATGGCTATTACTCGATACAACCTAAAGAAACTGACACTCCaatcaaa GTATATTGTGACATGACAACATCTGGTGGTGGTTGGACATTAGTAGCATCTGTCCATGAGAATGATATTAAAGGAAAATGCACAACAGGAGATATCTGGTTCAGTAATGATTTGGCAGAAGATTCCATAT TTTCAAGAAACTGGGAAAATGCAAACACATTTGGGAACGTTAAAGAAGCAACTTTAGctgattataaaaacattggtTATTCTGCCATGAAG GCATCAAACCTCATGTTACGTCATGTaccaaacaaaacacctgtgaatGAATCACGATCATTAGCAAGCTTGCAATATCACACAAGTAACAACTTTCTTGACAAACATGGTGGGAATCTATTCACAACATACACAAAGCATTATCCAATGAACCCAAAGACAACAA ACAACTACCCACCTAATATTAACAAGTTGGTTGATGGTATAGCAGCTCTCTCCACAAACTTGACTTCAGGAATCCCAGACttttacaattatatataCGGCACTGTAGCTGATGTTTTACAAGATGGTGGTCAAAGCATGTTTACCCAATATGGAATGCGG GTATTTTCCCATTTTGGCTGTGTTAACCGTGTCCGGTATGGAGCTGAATCCAA ATGTTCTTCGACTAGAACTATAGCTATTAGCAGAAAATCTCAtccatttatttttgtatcaGCTATTGGGAATCCAGATTTACATCCTCAAGGGTATAATCGG GTTCAAAACTTCAGACCATCCTCTGACCCAGTTACATCCTACAATGGTAGTGTAACAGAAGGCAACTTTGAGCTTCAATACAGAGCTAGATGCGTTTATGGAAGAAATGTTCCAAGTGTTTGTGATGTTGTCTTTGTAGTTAACAATACAAag GATTGGGATTCATCTACAACATTTACTTTGTCAGAAAGAACCTATCTTTATTCCACCTATTACTATCACgatgtatatattaataactaCCCAAGAAGAGTAATGTTTGGCTACACCATGCTCTCAAG AACTGCTGGACGACTTGTGACCAAAGTTCAGATGGAATCAACTCTTACAAAAATGTTGCaaccttttaaaaactacacctgGCCAG CTCCATGTGCATCCAACCATCTTGTAGTTCCAGTGACATACACAATTGGTGAATCTACTTTGAACAACTTTGTCCCTCCTGTCATGCActcagcaacaacaactggaTTCTTACAGATTCGTGCTGAATCAGAAACTGGAACTTATTATGCTATGTGCCCTGCTGTTAA ATTGAATACTTGCGATGGACGATTTGTTTGCATTGGTGGTGTGAAAAATGGATATTCTCAACCAACAGATGACTGCAATGATTTAACTG ATTGGAATGGATTCACTAACAAACTAGATTACAACACCAGTAAGAACTATGCCCATTCAACTAAAGACATTGAATCCACCGTCATGATTTTCCAGCGCTAA
- the LOC100179948 gene encoding LOW QUALITY PROTEIN: calcium-activated potassium channel subunit alpha-1-like (The sequence of the model RefSeq protein was modified relative to this genomic sequence to represent the inferred CDS: deleted 1 base in 1 codon), with protein sequence MATDVLTGICNCSSGDSITFSVLSKQSTVGVSISATCEGTRMWYAFLSSSLVTFFGGLLVILVWRIFNYMCCPGYSQIIIKSEDQKVMEESEDEDEKKDEVQGGRAMEVGWMTAVKDWAGVMISAQTLIGRILVVLVFMLSIGALIIYFIDSADPIETCKNFFTDKTLQIDLAFNLFFLLYFGLRFIAANDKLLFWLEVNSIVDFFTVPPVFVSVYLNRTWLGLRFLRALRLLQFSEILQFVNILKTSNSIKLVNLVSIFLSIWLTGAGFIHLVENTGDPWLNFSNPQKITYWESVYLLMVTMSTVGYGDIAAKTTLGRFFMIFFIFGGLAMFASYVPEIIELIGTRKKYGGAYTSVSGRKHIVVCGHITLESVSYFLKDFLHKDRDDVNIEVLFLHSIPPNLELEALFKRHFTQVEFFEGSVLNSNDLSRVKMEGADSCVILANKYCTDADAEDASNIMRVISIKNYHPKVRIIIQIMQYHNKAHLLNIPSWNVKGGDDVICLSELKLGFIAQSCLAPGFSSLMANLFSMRSTMKFDGDSWQKHYLAGVGSEMYTEYLSSSFVNYSFPKVCELCYKNLNLLLVAVEVKYENEESRSGIDRILINPGNHVKIQEGTLGFFIAQSAKEVKRALLYCKSCHEDVTNPDLIKSCECKRKKDGTSKRTILSLLGLSSKPLRVDPSKVPLWVPYEQNTKSYKAEPQPPSYHSVTSKRNSSVSNKANPTTASKQRPSDASRIRKESGSSHVIPTALPPVTSGQVQQHDGDSSMKYDVTGMFHWCPNRDINKCMLSRDKAAMTVLSRHIVLCIFGDGKSPLLGLRNFVMPLRASNFHYHELKQIILLGDLDFLRREWDTVCNFPKISILPGSPLSRADLRAVNVNLCDMCVILSANQNSIDDPSLQDKESILASLNIKSMQFDDSIGVLQASSHGFPPFLQNTDKSTPAKGITSGANIPMITELINDTNVQFLDQDDDDDPNTELYLTQPFACGTAFAVSVLDSLVSAAYFNSNALTLIRTLITGGATPELEAILAEGNALRGGFSTSETLASRDRCRVAQLAIFDGPFAELGNGGYYGDLFVKALQTYNLLCFGIYRFRDVNDPVANPTSKRYVISSPPDKFVLVSSDLIFCLMQFDYCAGNSSITRKSSIASYHGRAILPAIDLHEVPVNPTNPQPRHARSSKGSSSATLNNNRHTQSRLAAPAPPRYSDDDDWDNAHQATNHTHADNNTRQQARKRSNKYDVIVA encoded by the exons CCAAATAATAATCAAAAGCGAGGATCAGAAAGTGATGGAGGAATCTGAAGATGAAGATGAGAAGAAGGATGAAGTCCAGGGAGGAAGAGCCATGGAAGTTGGCTGGATGACGGCCGTCAAAGATTGGGCCGGCGTTATGATATCTGCGCAAACATTAATAGGCAGAATCCTG GTGGTTTTGGTCTTCATGCTAAGCATTGGAGCATTGATCATTTATTTCATTGACTCAGCTGA cCCAATTGAGACTTGCAAAAACTTTTTCACTGATAAGACTTTGCAGATTGATCTCGCGTTTAACCTGTTTTTCCTGCTCTACTTTGGGCTAAGG tttATTGCGGCGAATGACAAGCTTCTATTCTGGTTGGAAGTAAATTCAATTGTTGACTTTTTCACGGTTCCACCAGTCTTTGTGTCGGTATATCTTAACAGAACTTGGTTGG GGCTGCGTTTTCTTCGCGCGTTACGACTTCTACAATTTTCGGAAATCCTTCAATTTGtgaacattttgaaaacaaGCAACAGCATCAAGCTTGTGAACCTGGTGTCTATTTTCCTGAGCATATGGTTAACTGGGGCAGGGTTTATCCATCTG GTTGAAAACACCGGGGATCCGTGGCTAAACTTCTCCAACCCACAAAAGATAACTTACTGGGAGAGCGTTTATCTCTTAATG GTTACCATGTCAACAGTTGGTTACGGTGACATTGCAGCGAAAACGACGCTCGGCagattttttatgattttctttatatttggtGGCCTTGCCATGTTTGCAAGCTATGTGCCTGAAATTATTGAACTAATCGGAACACGCAAGAAATATGGAGGAGCTTACACTTCTGTTAGCGGGCGAAA GCATATAGTGGTGTGTGGGCATATTACACTTGAAAGCGTTTCTTACTTTCTGAAGGATTTCCTCCATAAAGATCGTGATGACGTTAACATAgaggttttatttttgcacAG CATACCACCTAACCTTGAACTGGAAGCTTTATTCAAGAGGCATTTCACGCAAGTTGAGTTTTTTGAGGGCTCGGTCCTCAATTCTAATGATTTGTCTCGTGTTAAAATGGAAGGAGCAGATTCGTGCGTTATACTcgcaaacaaatattgtacGGACGCAGATGCTGAAGATGCCTCTAATATCATGCG GGTGATCTCCATTAAAAACTACCATCCAAAAGTT CGGATAATCATCCAGATTATGCAGTATCACAACAAGGCTCATTTGCTTAATATTCCAAGTTGGAATGTAAAG GgtggtgatgatgtcatttgtTTATCGGAACTTAAACTCGGGTTTATAGCTCAATCATGTTTGGCGCCCGGCTTCTCTAGTTTAATGGCAAACCTGTTCTCCATGAGATCAACTATGaag TTTGATGGAGATTCTTGGCAAAAACATTATCTTGCTGGTGTTGGCTCAGAAATGTACACAGAGTATTTATCGTCTTCTTTTGTTAATTATTCCTTCCCCAAAGTTTGCGA actttgttacaaaaatttaaatttgctcCTTGTTGCTGTTGAAGTAAAATATGAGAATGAAGAATCaag GAGTGGCATTGACCG CATTTTGATCAATCCGGGAAATCATGTGAAAATACAAGAAGGAACTTTGGGTTTTTTTATCGCTCAATCTGCAAAAGAAGTTAAAAG AGCTTTGCTCTACTGTAAGTCTTGCCATGAAGATGTCACAAACCCTGACTTGATAAAATCTTGTGAATGCAAGCGAAAAAAAGATGGTACAA GCAAAAGAACGATACTTTCATTGCTGGGATTATCCAGTAAACCCCTCAGAG TTGACCCAAGCAAGGTACCGCTGTGGGTGCCTTATGAACAAAACACTAAGTCATACAAAG ctGAGCCCCAACCACCGTCGTACCACAGTGTGACAAGTAAAAGGAATAGTTCGGTTTCTAACAAAGCTAATCCAACAACTGCCAGCAAACAAAGGCCTTCAGATGCATCGCGTATTAG GAAAGAATCGGGTTCAAGCCACGTCATCCCAACAGCCCTTCCCCCAGTCACATCCGGTCAAGTTCAGCAACACGATGGTGATTCTTCCATGAAGTATGATGTCACAGGGATGTTCCACTGGTGTCCCAACCGTGATATTAATAAGTGTATGCTG AGTCGTGATAAAGCTGCAATGACAGTGCTAAGCAGACATATAGTGCTTTGTATATTCGGTGATGGTAAAAGTCCATTGCTTGGTCTTCGTAACTTTGTCATGCCATTACGTGCTTCCAATTTCCATTACCACGAActcaaacaaattattttacttgGAGATCTGGATTTCTTACGTCGAGAATGGGACACAGTCTGCAATTTCCCGAAAATATCAATTTTGCCg ggtTCACCGTTAAGTCGTGCTGATCTACGAGCAGTTAATGTCAACCTATGCGATATGTGCGTGATATTGTCGGCCAACCAAAACTCCATTGATGATCCCTCTTTACAAGATAAGGAATCGATCCTCGcatctttaaatataaagtcaaTGCAGTTTGATGACAGTATAGGGGTGTTACAAGCAAGCTCGCAtg GTTTTCCCCCGTTCTTACAAAACACCGACAAATCAACGCCAGCAAAAGGAATCACCAGTGGTGCAAATATACCAATGATAACTGAACTAA TCAACGACACAAACGTTCAGTTCCTCGACCAGGACGACGACGACGACCCAAACACCGAGCTTTACCTGACGCAACCCTTTGCGTGTGGGACGGCGTTTGCTGTCAGTGTGTTGGACTCCCTTGTTAGCGCT gccTATTTTAACAGCAACGCATTAACGCTGATTCGTACTTTAATCACCGGAGGTGCTACGCCTGAACTAGAAGCTATATTAGCTGAAGGAAATGCTTTACGCGGTGGCTTCAGCACCAGTGAGACACTTGCAAGCAGGGATAGATGTAGGGTGGCCCAACTTGCAATATTTGATGGACCATTTGCAGAACTGGGG AATGGTGGATATTATGGAGATTTATTTGTGAAAGCTTTGCAGACGTACAACTTATTATGCTTTGGTATATACAG ATTCCGAGATGTAAACGACCCGGTAGCGAACCCTACTTCCAAGCGATACGTCATATCTAGCCCTCCAGATAAGTTCGTGTTGGTTTCATCCGACTTGATCTTCTGTTTGATGCAGTTTGATTATTGCGCCGGTAATAGTTCAATCACGAG AAAATCTTCCATTGCTTCATATCATGGACGAGCTATATTGCCAGCTATAGATTTACATGAGGTACCCGTTAACCCAACCAACCCCCAACCTAGACACGCCAGATCAAGTAAAGGCTCGTCCTCAGCCACATTAAACAACAACCGACACACACAATCCCGTTTAGCCGCCCCTGCCCCGCCCAGGTACTCAGATGATGACGATTGGGACAACGCCCACCAAGCGACCAATCACACGCATGCAGACAATAATACAAGGCAGCAAGCGCGTAAGAGATCAAacaagtatgacgtcatagtagcGTGA